The following proteins are co-located in the Zonotrichia albicollis isolate bZonAlb1 chromosome 1, bZonAlb1.hap1, whole genome shotgun sequence genome:
- the MYLIP gene encoding E3 ubiquitin-protein ligase MYLIP — protein sequence MLCYVTRPDAVVMEVEVEAKANGEDCLNQVCRRLGIIEVDYFGLQFTGSKGENLWLNLRNRISQQMDGLAPYRLKLRVKFFVEPHLILQEQTRHMFFLHIKEDLLAGNLQCSSEHAIELSALLAQMKFGDYNQNTAKYNYEELCAKELTTTILESIITKHKELEGLSQASAEYQILQIVTTLENYGVEWHSVRDSEGQKLLIGVGPEGISICKDDFSPINRIAYPVVQMATQSGKNVYLTVTKESGNSVVLLFKMISTRAASGLYRAITETHAFYRCDTVTSAVMMQYSRDLKGHLASLFLNENINLGKKYVFDIKRTSKEVYDHARRALYNAGIVDLVSRSDQTPPSSPLKSSESSMNCDNCEGLSCQQTKALQEKLRKLKESMLCMVCCEEEINSTFCPCGHTVCCKSCASQLQSCPVCRSRVEHVQHVYLPTHTSLLNLTVI from the exons ATGCTGTGCTATGTGACCAGGCCGGACGCGGTGGTGATGGAGGTGGAGGTAGAGGCGAAAGCCAACGGCGAGGACTGCCTGAACCAG GTTTGCAGAAGGTTGGGGATTATAGAAGTTGATTATTTTGGACTGCAGTTCACTGGCAGCAAAGGGGAGAATCTATGGCTGAATTTGAGGAACAGGATCTCCCAGCAGATGGATGGTTTAGCCCCTTATCGATTGAAACTGAGAGTCAAGTTTTTTGTTGAGCCACATCTTATCTTACAGGAACAGACAAG GCATATGTTTTTCTTGCATATAAAAGAAGATCTTCTTGCTGGTAATCTTCAGTGTTCTTCAGAGCATGCAATTGAACTTAGTGCATTGTTGGCACAGATGAAGTTTGGAGATTATAACCAGAACACTGCCAAGTACAATTATGAGGAGTTGTGTGCAAAAGAGCTCACCACTACCATTTTGGAGAG CATTATTACCAAGCACAAGGAGCTAGAAGGTCTAAGTCAAGCATCTGCTGAATACCAGATTCTCCAGATTGTTACAACACTGGAGAACTATGGGGTAGAATGGCACTCAGTGAGAGATAGTGAAGGGCAAAAACTCCTTATTGGTGTTGGGCCTGAAGGCATATCCATCTGCAAAGATGACTTCAGTCCAATCAACAG GATTGCTTATCCTGTTGTTCAAATGGCAACTCAGTCTGGAAAGAATGTATATCTGACTGTTACCAAGGAGTCTGGTAATAGTGTGGTTCTCCTGTTTAAGATGATCAGTACAAGGGCAGCAAGCGGACTCTACAGAGCAATTACAGAGACACATGCATTTTACAG GTGTGACACTGTCACCAGTGCTGTCATGATGCAGTATAGTCGAGACTTAAAGGGTCATCTAGCATCTCTATTTCTAAATGAAAACATTAATCTTGGTAAAAAATATGTCTTTGATATCAAAAGAACATCAAAAGAAGTTTATGATCATGCAAGGCGAGCTCTTTATAATGCTGGCATTGTGGATCTTGTTTCAAGAAGTGATCAAACCCCACCAAGTTCCCCTCTTAAGTCTTCAGAAAGCAGCATGAACTGTGACAACTGCGAGGGTCTCAGCTGCCAACAAACAAAAGCCCTGCAAGAGAAGCTGCGCAAGCTGAAGGAGTCCATGCTTTGTATGGTGTGTTGTGAAGAAGAGATAAATTCAACCTTCTGTCCCTGTGGCCACACAGTTTGCTGCAAGTCCTGTGCTTCCCAGTTACAG tcGTGTCCTGTTTGCAGATCTCGTGTAGAGCATGTCCAGCACGTGTACTTGCCAACCCACACCAGTCTTCTCAATCTGACTGTGATATGA